In the Flagellimonas sp. MMG031 genome, one interval contains:
- a CDS encoding diacylglycerol kinase family protein — protein MTDIHFIVNPIAGKGGQVLDKVTLSKYFDPQYYHITVKISNYAGHASKLAEESIGQRAEILVACGGDGTINEVASCLVQTKVLLGIIPTGSGNGLAESLGIPRRLQEAADIIKKGRTSVIDVALVNGKPFFSNMGIGFDAKVISNYNKANGRRFWAYLKAVFKSIREFKPVENINVELNGKTFSVNPFMFFVSNSKVMGYDISLTRMASMEDGLLDVVVIESLGRGEMLLVGLMVLFRLNQYLDKIQYFKVKEIKLAFEGGRCDRLMQADGELHHLENNELTVSIVGKALKVLVP, from the coding sequence ATGACGGACATCCATTTTATAGTGAACCCCATTGCTGGTAAAGGAGGTCAGGTTTTGGATAAGGTTACCCTGTCCAAATATTTTGATCCCCAGTACTATCATATTACTGTAAAAATCTCCAATTATGCTGGACATGCATCAAAATTGGCGGAAGAGTCGATTGGGCAAAGAGCTGAAATTTTGGTCGCCTGCGGAGGGGATGGGACCATTAATGAGGTCGCTTCTTGTTTGGTGCAAACCAAGGTACTTTTAGGGATCATCCCAACAGGTTCTGGAAACGGACTTGCCGAAAGTCTTGGTATTCCCCGAAGGCTTCAAGAGGCGGCCGATATTATTAAGAAGGGAAGGACCAGTGTGATTGATGTGGCCTTGGTAAACGGAAAACCTTTTTTTTCCAATATGGGAATCGGGTTCGATGCAAAAGTGATTTCCAATTATAATAAAGCCAATGGCCGAAGGTTTTGGGCTTATTTAAAGGCGGTTTTTAAATCCATTAGAGAATTTAAACCAGTCGAAAATATCAACGTGGAACTCAACGGGAAAACCTTTAGTGTAAATCCATTTATGTTTTTTGTTTCCAATTCCAAGGTTATGGGCTATGATATTTCCCTAACAAGAATGGCATCCATGGAAGATGGCTTGTTAGATGTGGTGGTCATAGAAAGCCTTGGTCGTGGGGAGATGCTTTTGGTGGGTCTTATGGTTCTTTTTAGATTGAATCAGTACCTTGATAAAATCCAATATTTCAAGGTAAAGGAAATTAAGCTGGCGTTTGAAGGAGGGCGTTGTGATCGTTTAATGCAGGCCGATGGAGAATTACATCATTTAGAAAATAACGAGTTAACGGTATCAATTGTTGGAAAGGCATTGAAGGTACTTGTTCCGTAG
- a CDS encoding PAS domain-containing protein has translation MLITANRAISPLLSFDFYLEAYHRLVKTLKKEEDLKHLREVLNGNLGSHIQNLILEENYDTLVVTCPKQHIVWVNDGFTQMTGYTKHFAIGKRPSFLQGKETPKSTTNEIREQLKATNTYSGSVINHRKNGEPYLCKIQILPLYDSQKELTHFIALEKELMAA, from the coding sequence ATGTTGATTACGGCTAACAGGGCGATTTCCCCGTTACTGAGTTTTGATTTCTACTTGGAGGCTTACCATCGATTGGTGAAGACCTTAAAAAAGGAGGAGGACCTAAAACATCTTCGGGAAGTGCTTAACGGAAATCTTGGATCCCATATCCAAAACCTGATATTGGAGGAAAACTACGACACCCTGGTGGTAACCTGCCCCAAGCAACACATTGTTTGGGTAAACGATGGTTTCACGCAAATGACCGGTTACACCAAACATTTCGCTATCGGCAAACGGCCCAGTTTTCTTCAGGGCAAGGAAACCCCAAAAAGCACTACCAACGAAATTAGGGAACAACTAAAGGCAACCAACACGTATAGTGGTTCCGTAATCAACCACCGAAAGAACGGCGAGCCTTATCTCTGCAAAATTCAAATATTGCCCCTTTACGATTCCCAAAAGGAGCTTACGCATTTTATTGCGCTGGAGAAGGAATTAATGGCCGCTTAA
- a CDS encoding ribonucleotide-diphosphate reductase subunit beta yields the protein MQITQITKRDFSTQDFDLHKITNAILKAMTAVEHGQINDAQTIADNVNQVLLERKREDEHYVPTVEEVQDVVENELMDSEFHDAAKAYIIYRNKRAQMRESNIFEKRINLKPYEYPQLYEYVPAIRHSYWIHTEFNFTSDIQDFKSGLTDVERSAIKNTMLAISQIEVAVKSFWGDIYHRMPKPEIGSVGATFAESEVRHHDAYSHLLEILGLNKEFENLKKKPVIMKRVQYLETALKNAKSENDREYAESILLFSLFIEHVSLFSQFLIIMAFNKHKNVLKGISNVVEATSKEEQIHGDFGIDVINIIKKEHPEWFDDEYKEMIQDICEKAFDAESKIVDWIFEEGELDFLPKNLVNEFIKNRFNNSLESIGIPKIFDVDQKLLEQTEWFDDEIIGTKHGDFFVKRSINYSKRTQSITSDDLF from the coding sequence ATGCAGATTACTCAGATAACTAAAAGGGATTTTAGCACGCAAGATTTTGACTTGCACAAGATTACAAACGCAATCTTGAAGGCTATGACGGCCGTGGAACATGGCCAGATCAACGATGCGCAGACCATTGCCGACAACGTCAACCAAGTGTTGTTGGAACGTAAGAGAGAAGATGAACACTACGTACCCACTGTGGAGGAAGTGCAGGACGTGGTGGAGAACGAACTTATGGACAGTGAGTTCCACGATGCGGCAAAAGCCTACATTATTTACAGGAACAAAAGGGCCCAGATGCGTGAGTCGAATATCTTCGAAAAACGTATCAACCTAAAGCCCTATGAGTACCCGCAATTGTATGAATATGTACCTGCGATCAGACACTCGTATTGGATCCATACGGAATTCAATTTTACCAGCGATATCCAGGATTTTAAATCGGGGTTGACGGATGTGGAGCGCAGCGCCATCAAAAATACGATGTTGGCCATTTCCCAAATCGAGGTGGCCGTTAAAAGTTTCTGGGGCGATATCTACCACAGAATGCCCAAACCAGAAATCGGATCTGTTGGAGCCACCTTCGCGGAGAGTGAGGTGCGCCACCACGATGCCTATTCACACCTTTTGGAGATTTTGGGATTGAACAAAGAGTTCGAAAACTTGAAGAAAAAGCCGGTAATCATGAAACGGGTGCAGTATTTGGAGACTGCGCTCAAAAATGCCAAAAGTGAGAACGATAGGGAGTATGCCGAATCCATCTTGTTGTTCTCCCTATTTATCGAGCACGTTTCCCTGTTTTCCCAGTTCTTGATCATTATGGCGTTCAACAAACACAAAAATGTGTTGAAGGGAATTTCCAATGTAGTGGAGGCCACATCCAAGGAAGAACAGATTCATGGCGATTTTGGAATCGATGTGATCAATATCATCAAAAAAGAACATCCAGAGTGGTTCGATGACGAGTACAAGGAAATGATCCAGGATATCTGTGAGAAGGCATTTGATGCGGAGAGCAAAATAGTGGACTGGATCTTTGAAGAGGGCGAATTGGATTTCTTGCCCAAAAACTTGGTGAATGAGTTCATCAAGAACAGATTTAACAATTCGTTGGAGAGCATAGGAATCCCCAAAATATTCGACGTCGATCAAAAACTATTGGAACAGACTGAATGGTTCGACGACGAGATCATAGGAACAAAACACGGAGACTTTTTTGTAAAAAGATCCATCAACTATAGCAAAAGAACACAAAGTATAACTAGCGACGACCTTTTTTAA
- a CDS encoding ribonucleoside-diphosphate reductase subunit alpha: MEKRTQITPTADQKQDNKTQELVNARKDTLSKLKNEESKGFEWLNEYSRKFLASGYLTEGVSPEERIREIGDRAEEILGIPGYSDKFYGYMSEGFFSLASPVWSNFGKKRGLPISCFGSHIDDDMGNILYTQSEVGMMSKLGGGTSGYFGKIRHRGAPVKNNGQASGAVHIMQLFESMVDVVSQGSVRRGRFSPYLPIDHKDIMEFLEIGTEGNPIQQLTHGVTVTNQWMQEMVDGDAEKRTVWAKVLQRRGEMGYPYVFFTDNANDGAADVYKDKKHRIHASNLCTEIMLPSSDDWSFVCVLSSVNLLHYDKWKKTDAVETMVHFLDAVITEFIEKLEEYRDSSDREDQQTFLFMERAYNFAKQNRALGLGVLGWHSLLQSKRLAFDSQEAYNLNSEIFREIKERSYKASEQLAERFGEPDVLKGYGRRNATLNAIAPTTSSAFILGQVSQGIEPIWSNCYVKDIAKIKVTIKNPYLMDLLEEKGQNTPEVWKSIRDMDGSVQHLDFLTEEEKAVFKTYSELDQLDIIYQAANRQNHIDQGQSVNIIVHPDMPTKEINKIHVTAWKLGLKSLYYQHSMNAAQKFKQKKDCVSCEA; the protein is encoded by the coding sequence ATGGAGAAGAGAACACAAATAACCCCGACCGCAGACCAAAAGCAGGACAATAAAACACAAGAGCTTGTAAACGCAAGGAAAGACACCTTGTCCAAGCTAAAGAACGAAGAAAGCAAAGGCTTTGAATGGTTGAACGAATACAGCCGAAAATTTCTGGCATCCGGATATTTGACCGAAGGGGTTTCCCCAGAGGAACGAATCCGAGAAATCGGGGATAGAGCAGAGGAGATTTTGGGAATTCCGGGATACTCCGATAAGTTTTACGGCTATATGTCCGAAGGCTTTTTCTCTTTGGCCTCTCCAGTATGGTCCAATTTTGGAAAAAAGCGCGGGTTGCCCATCAGTTGCTTTGGTTCCCATATCGATGATGACATGGGGAACATCCTGTATACCCAGTCGGAGGTAGGGATGATGTCCAAACTTGGAGGAGGAACTTCGGGTTATTTTGGAAAAATAAGGCATAGGGGAGCACCCGTTAAAAATAACGGTCAAGCCTCCGGTGCCGTGCATATTATGCAGTTGTTCGAGTCCATGGTAGATGTAGTCAGCCAGGGGTCGGTTCGTCGCGGTCGTTTTTCTCCATACCTGCCCATTGACCATAAGGACATCATGGAGTTTTTGGAAATCGGAACCGAAGGGAACCCAATCCAACAATTGACCCATGGGGTTACCGTAACCAACCAATGGATGCAGGAAATGGTGGATGGAGACGCGGAAAAAAGAACCGTTTGGGCAAAAGTGTTGCAAAGAAGGGGAGAAATGGGATATCCTTATGTATTCTTCACTGACAACGCCAACGATGGTGCCGCCGATGTGTATAAGGACAAAAAGCACCGTATCCATGCAAGCAATCTATGTACCGAGATCATGTTGCCTTCCAGTGATGATTGGTCCTTCGTATGCGTACTTTCAAGCGTGAACTTACTGCACTACGATAAGTGGAAAAAGACCGATGCCGTTGAGACCATGGTACATTTCTTGGATGCCGTGATTACCGAATTTATTGAAAAATTGGAGGAATACAGGGATTCTTCGGATAGGGAAGACCAACAAACCTTCCTGTTTATGGAGCGTGCCTATAATTTTGCGAAGCAAAACCGTGCCTTGGGTCTAGGTGTATTGGGCTGGCACTCCTTGCTACAGTCCAAAAGATTGGCCTTTGATAGTCAGGAGGCTTACAACTTGAACAGTGAAATTTTTAGGGAAATCAAAGAGCGTTCCTACAAGGCATCAGAGCAGTTGGCAGAGCGTTTTGGCGAGCCCGATGTATTGAAAGGGTATGGAAGACGCAATGCTACCTTGAACGCTATTGCGCCTACCACTTCTTCCGCCTTTATTTTGGGACAGGTTTCACAAGGAATCGAGCCCATCTGGAGCAATTGTTACGTTAAGGATATTGCCAAAATCAAAGTGACCATTAAGAACCCATACCTCATGGATCTTTTGGAAGAAAAGGGTCAAAATACCCCAGAAGTATGGAAGAGCATCCGTGATATGGATGGTTCCGTGCAGCATTTGGATTTCTTGACCGAAGAGGAAAAGGCGGTCTTCAAAACCTATTCTGAGTTGGACCAATTGGACATCATTTACCAAGCGGCCAACAGACAGAATCATATCGATCAAGGGCAGTCGGTGAACATTATTGTACACCCCGATATGCCTACCAAGGAAATCAACAAAATCCACGTTACCGCATGGAAATTGGGATTGAAGTCCTTGTACTATCAGCACAGCATGAATGCCGCGCAAAAATTCAAACAAAAGAAAGACTGTGTGAGCTGCGAAGCATAA
- a CDS encoding gliding motility-associated C-terminal domain-containing protein: MTVFLLLAVFHQGYAQDCAVNAGPDLTFDQATSVFLNADTPAVGTGTWTQLSGPTLVTFADANNPSTQVFNMGLGIYIFEWTVSDISCNTASDTVGITIEGVDLEMEMLASNTLPTIGEVVNFTIHLSNFGDVDATNVTIANLVPSGFDNVTAINNSGTFSFLTDEVTWTGLTVPVGNNTVTLNFNATVQTPTGTLGEFTHIAEVVFANQLDSDSSPNNDDGDQSEDDEANVTAAPLQADLSLTKSVVGGDLSPFVGQQISFEISISNAGPHDATNVRVVDQLLSGFNFVSYAATTGTYSPVSGFWEVGTLPNGATETLTIDVMVNPSGNYTNTTQVIASDAYDIDSTPSNGVSSEDDQSDVVVAPAPLIDLSLTKTIDKSPPLVSENVRFTLTVSNDGPSDATSVGVTDLLPSGYTYVSDNGGGAYNDISGIWNVGTVANGSSASLSILATVNASGDYNNIAEITAHDQNDVDSSPNNNIPGEDDQDGVSVVPEPLVDIFVTKTVDELIPEVGQEIVFTVTVGNDGPSDATNVVVTDILASGYQLVNAVPSTGTYNATNGSWVVGSLPNGSSETLAITVDVLQIGNYTNTAELTNVAENDVDSSPNNNNEAEDDQQTVEPIVVPVADLLLRKSVNQLSPFVGQDVIFTINITNLGPSDATGVEVLDLLPDGYTYVSHGTTAGLYSATSGMWTLNGTIADGSTETLTIVASVNNTGDYFNVTEVFASDQFDPNSIPNNNNIFENDQDSAGTTPVPSADLNVAISVDNAVPDVATQITFTTTLTNEGPSDAIGVQVTQIVPDGLTYVSDDSGGAFNPSTGLWNLGAVPLESQAELNVVVEVNPTGDYVFGAEVTNAILFDADSTPDNGVLSEDDQDELAITPRHVTDVSVSKAVNNLNPEVGDELLFTIQVQNDGPNDASGLIIEDELEDGYQFVSAVTSAGVYDEIAGSWELPFLANGALQTLEIRAIVKSTGNYKNTAELIALDTYDPDSTPNNNLGSEDDQATVVPVPGGLADLSLTKTVDNTTPNVGEVVRFVVSLTNNGPSDARDVVVIDMLPSGYTYQSHTTTAGIYDATSGIWNLNRRVLNQDTESLEVLAMVNPPTGSEDEYRNEAFVSSSLYPDPDSNPSTAMDEDDFMDGVVDDDEATASVAPQTTDLAITKSVDNPEPNIGDEVTFEITVTNLGVDDATQIGVQEELPLGYQFVSAQTSTGTYDADASFWEIECLPVSGTATLLLTVEVMDVEDYQNIVNIAYVDQWDINEDNNRAEASVAPSCLVVYNEFSPNGDGVNDFFKIDCISRYPNNSLQIYNRWGNIVYQTRSYKNDWDGTPNGRAMVQPEDQLPVGTYYYILDLGDGSEPRTDWLYLNR, translated from the coding sequence TTGACAGTTTTCCTCCTGTTGGCTGTTTTTCATCAAGGATATGCTCAAGATTGTGCGGTGAACGCAGGTCCAGACCTTACCTTTGACCAAGCCACCTCCGTCTTTTTGAATGCAGACACGCCAGCTGTTGGTACGGGCACTTGGACACAGTTATCCGGCCCCACCTTGGTCACCTTTGCAGATGCCAATAATCCCAGCACCCAGGTTTTCAACATGGGCTTGGGCATCTATATTTTTGAATGGACCGTCTCCGATATAAGCTGTAATACCGCATCCGACACTGTGGGGATAACCATAGAGGGGGTTGACCTTGAAATGGAAATGTTAGCCAGTAATACATTGCCCACCATTGGTGAAGTGGTCAACTTTACCATACATCTGAGCAATTTTGGAGATGTGGATGCCACCAATGTGACCATAGCCAATTTGGTGCCCAGTGGTTTTGACAATGTGACCGCCATAAATAATAGCGGAACCTTTAGTTTTTTAACTGATGAAGTCACTTGGACGGGATTGACCGTTCCAGTGGGAAACAATACGGTTACTTTAAACTTTAATGCTACCGTACAGACCCCAACGGGGACGCTAGGTGAGTTCACTCACATCGCGGAAGTCGTTTTTGCCAATCAGTTGGATAGCGATAGTAGCCCCAATAACGATGATGGAGATCAAAGCGAAGATGATGAAGCCAATGTGACTGCAGCGCCTTTGCAGGCCGATCTTTCATTGACCAAATCGGTAGTGGGCGGTGATTTGTCCCCTTTTGTGGGGCAGCAGATTTCCTTTGAGATTTCGATTTCCAACGCTGGTCCACATGATGCAACGAATGTAAGGGTGGTAGACCAGTTGCTCTCCGGCTTCAATTTTGTTTCCTATGCAGCAACGACGGGAACTTACAGTCCCGTAAGCGGCTTTTGGGAGGTGGGAACCCTGCCCAACGGAGCTACGGAAACATTGACCATCGATGTGATGGTCAATCCCTCCGGCAATTACACCAACACTACCCAAGTCATCGCTTCCGATGCCTATGATATCGATTCCACTCCGTCCAATGGAGTGTCTTCAGAAGATGACCAGAGCGATGTAGTGGTCGCACCAGCGCCATTGATAGACCTTTCACTCACCAAAACAATCGATAAATCGCCCCCATTGGTTAGCGAAAACGTCAGGTTCACCTTAACAGTGAGCAACGACGGCCCAAGTGATGCCACTTCGGTGGGGGTGACCGATTTGTTGCCTTCTGGCTACACTTATGTTTCTGACAATGGGGGTGGCGCTTACAACGACATTTCGGGTATTTGGAATGTCGGTACCGTTGCCAACGGAAGTTCGGCCAGTTTAAGCATATTGGCCACGGTCAATGCATCAGGAGATTACAATAACATAGCAGAAATTACCGCACATGATCAAAATGATGTGGATTCCAGCCCCAACAACAACATACCGGGCGAGGACGACCAAGACGGTGTTTCGGTAGTTCCAGAACCTTTGGTAGATATTTTCGTGACCAAAACTGTGGATGAACTGATTCCCGAAGTAGGTCAGGAGATTGTGTTTACGGTCACTGTGGGCAACGATGGACCTAGTGATGCCACCAATGTGGTAGTGACCGATATTTTGGCCTCCGGATATCAATTGGTAAATGCAGTTCCATCCACGGGAACCTATAATGCGACCAATGGTTCGTGGGTAGTGGGCAGTTTGCCCAATGGCAGCTCTGAAACCTTGGCTATTACCGTGGACGTATTACAGATAGGAAATTATACCAATACGGCCGAATTGACCAATGTGGCGGAGAACGATGTGGATTCCAGTCCAAATAATAACAATGAGGCGGAGGATGATCAGCAAACGGTGGAACCGATTGTGGTCCCCGTGGCAGATCTATTATTGCGGAAATCGGTCAACCAACTGAGTCCATTTGTTGGTCAGGATGTCATTTTCACCATAAATATTACCAATTTGGGCCCGAGCGATGCCACTGGGGTTGAGGTCTTGGACCTATTGCCGGATGGATATACCTATGTTTCCCATGGCACCACGGCTGGTTTGTATAGCGCAACCTCGGGAATGTGGACACTCAACGGGACTATCGCCGATGGAAGCACAGAAACATTGACGATTGTCGCCTCGGTAAACAATACCGGAGATTATTTTAATGTGACCGAAGTTTTTGCTTCCGATCAATTCGACCCCAATTCAATACCGAACAATAACAACATCTTTGAAAATGATCAAGATAGTGCTGGCACCACACCAGTTCCATCAGCCGACCTGAATGTAGCGATAAGCGTGGACAATGCAGTTCCCGATGTGGCCACTCAAATCACCTTTACCACAACATTGACCAACGAGGGCCCGAGCGATGCGATTGGAGTGCAAGTGACTCAAATTGTACCAGATGGGCTCACCTATGTTTCTGACGATTCGGGAGGAGCATTTAACCCTTCTACCGGACTATGGAATCTTGGGGCGGTTCCTTTGGAATCCCAAGCAGAGTTGAACGTTGTGGTTGAAGTAAATCCAACAGGCGACTATGTTTTTGGGGCAGAAGTGACCAATGCCATCCTATTTGATGCAGATTCCACACCGGACAACGGAGTGCTGTCCGAGGACGATCAGGACGAATTGGCTATCACACCAAGGCATGTAACCGATGTGTCCGTATCGAAAGCGGTGAACAATTTGAATCCCGAGGTGGGTGATGAACTCCTCTTTACAATTCAAGTACAAAACGATGGCCCCAATGATGCTTCAGGATTGATCATTGAAGACGAATTGGAAGATGGCTATCAATTTGTTTCAGCAGTAACCTCAGCAGGTGTCTACGATGAAATTGCAGGGTCTTGGGAATTACCTTTTCTGGCCAATGGAGCATTACAAACCTTGGAAATTCGGGCCATTGTAAAATCAACAGGCAACTATAAGAACACAGCAGAACTCATTGCATTGGATACGTATGATCCCGATTCCACACCCAACAACAACTTGGGTTCCGAGGATGATCAGGCAACGGTGGTTCCAGTTCCCGGTGGACTGGCCGATCTATCGCTGACCAAAACAGTGGATAACACGACACCCAATGTAGGGGAAGTGGTTCGTTTTGTGGTCAGCTTAACAAATAATGGTCCCTCCGATGCCAGAGATGTAGTGGTCATTGATATGTTGCCTTCAGGGTATACCTATCAATCCCATACCACAACGGCGGGTATTTACGATGCAACTTCGGGAATCTGGAACCTGAACAGAAGGGTCCTGAACCAGGATACGGAAAGTTTGGAAGTTTTAGCGATGGTCAATCCGCCAACAGGGTCGGAAGATGAGTATCGCAATGAGGCCTTTGTATCATCAAGTTTATATCCCGACCCCGATAGCAATCCATCCACTGCTATGGATGAGGATGATTTTATGGACGGTGTTGTGGATGACGACGAAGCAACTGCTTCTGTTGCACCACAGACCACCGATTTGGCCATCACAAAATCTGTGGATAATCCAGAGCCAAATATTGGGGATGAGGTGACTTTTGAAATCACTGTGACCAATTTAGGTGTTGATGATGCAACGCAGATTGGGGTACAGGAGGAATTGCCCTTGGGGTATCAATTTGTGAGTGCACAGACTTCAACGGGAACGTATGATGCCGATGCTTCCTTTTGGGAAATCGAGTGCTTGCCCGTATCCGGAACCGCCACGCTATTGTTAACCGTTGAGGTTATGGATGTTGAGGACTATCAAAACATTGTGAACATCGCCTATGTGGATCAATGGGATATCAATGAGGACAATAATAGGGCAGAAGCGTCAGTTGCTCCTAGTTGTTTGGTCGTCTACAACGAGTTCTCTCCCAATGGCGATGGTGTGAACGACTTTTTTAAGATTGATTGTATTTCCCGTTACCCCAATAACTCATTGCAGATTTATAATCGGTGGGGGAATATTGTCTATCAAACAAGATCCTATAAAAATGATTGGGACGGAACGCCAAATGGTCGCGCCATGGTCCAGCCCGAAGACCAACTTCCTGTGGGTACCTACTATTATATTTTGGATTTGGGCGACGGGTCGGAACCACGAACGGATTGGTTGTATTTAAACAGATAA
- a CDS encoding type IX secretion system membrane protein PorP/SprF, producing MGISRIHITKEIRKICLILLCATPLVSFAQQDPQFTQYMYNTMSVNPAFAGSNGHLTALLLHRSQWAGLNGAPNTQVLAVDTPMEHKLGLGGIISRDALGPSSEISVDGNVSYTIQLDSANRKLSFGMKLGGRIFDVDFSRGLTDDADVAFQNNIKSKFFPTIGAGLYYDTKKGYLGFAIPNFFSQKHYDGEEQEIAAERLHYYFIGGKVVDLTPDVKLKPAFFVKWVLGTPIIADVSVNAMLKETFLFGLAYRWDDSFSTLLGMQIDANFSAGYAYDLTTSNLANYSGGSHELFVRYEFKSSKKKQEEPTF from the coding sequence ATGGGGATTTCAAGGATACATATTACCAAGGAAATAAGGAAAATCTGTTTGATTCTGCTCTGCGCAACCCCTTTGGTTAGCTTTGCACAACAGGATCCCCAGTTTACCCAATACATGTACAACACCATGAGCGTAAACCCGGCATTTGCAGGTTCCAATGGACATTTGACCGCTTTGTTGCTGCACCGTTCCCAATGGGCCGGTCTAAATGGGGCGCCAAACACACAAGTACTCGCCGTGGATACACCTATGGAACACAAATTGGGTCTGGGGGGAATCATTTCAAGGGATGCTCTTGGTCCTTCTTCTGAAATTTCGGTGGATGGAAACGTGTCTTACACCATTCAACTGGACAGTGCCAACAGAAAGCTATCCTTCGGGATGAAATTGGGCGGTCGCATTTTTGATGTGGATTTTTCCCGCGGACTTACGGATGATGCGGATGTGGCCTTTCAAAACAACATCAAAAGTAAATTTTTCCCCACCATAGGTGCCGGACTATACTACGATACCAAAAAGGGATATTTGGGATTTGCCATTCCCAATTTTTTCTCGCAAAAGCATTACGATGGGGAGGAGCAGGAAATAGCAGCGGAGCGTTTGCACTATTATTTTATTGGCGGAAAGGTAGTGGACTTAACGCCCGATGTTAAACTCAAGCCCGCTTTCTTTGTAAAATGGGTGCTCGGCACACCGATTATTGCAGATGTTTCGGTGAATGCCATGCTCAAGGAAACTTTTCTATTTGGATTGGCTTATCGCTGGGACGACTCTTTCTCTACCTTGCTAGGGATGCAAATCGATGCCAATTTTAGCGCTGGTTACGCCTATGATCTTACAACCTCCAACTTGGCAAATTATAGCGGAGGCTCGCACGAGCTATTTGTTCGCTATGAGTTCAAATCATCAAAAAAGAAGCAAGAAGAACCAACTTTTTAG
- a CDS encoding bifunctional precorrin-2 dehydrogenase/sirohydrochlorin ferrochelatase, which translates to MERNELYPIFLKVANLNVLIVGGGNVGLEKLTFLLKSSPNAQVQMVAPEFLPATLELAQKHQVTITRDVYRTEYLDGKHMVVACTDKPEVNEQVYHECRERSTLVNVADNPPFCDFYMGGIVTKGNVKVAISTNGKSPTTAKRLRQFFEDVIPENIDDLVQNLNEYRKTLKGDFEEKVEALNEFTKGLVNKKD; encoded by the coding sequence ATGGAAAGGAACGAGCTGTATCCAATTTTTTTAAAAGTGGCCAATTTGAACGTCCTAATTGTGGGCGGTGGCAATGTGGGACTGGAGAAATTGACTTTTTTATTGAAGTCCAGCCCAAACGCCCAGGTACAGATGGTAGCTCCCGAATTTTTGCCCGCTACCTTGGAGTTGGCCCAAAAACATCAGGTGACGATTACAAGAGATGTGTACCGTACTGAATATTTGGATGGGAAGCACATGGTGGTGGCATGTACCGATAAGCCGGAGGTGAACGAGCAGGTGTACCACGAGTGCAGAGAGCGAAGTACCTTGGTGAATGTGGCCGATAACCCTCCCTTTTGCGATTTTTATATGGGTGGAATCGTGACCAAGGGGAATGTAAAGGTGGCCATTTCCACTAATGGAAAGTCTCCGACCACCGCTAAACGCTTGCGTCAATTTTTTGAGGACGTGATTCCTGAAAATATCGATGATTTGGTGCAAAACCTAAACGAATACCGCAAAACCCTAAAGGGTGATTTCGAGGAAAAGGTGGAAGCCTTGAACGAGTTTACGAAAGGGTTGGTGAACAAGAAGGATTAA
- a CDS encoding LytTR family DNA-binding domain-containing protein, with protein sequence MVLKAIIIEDEKHSRETLKSMLEEFCKGVEVIAMAGTVDEAVRVLSVYSPDIVFLDIELQSGVGFDVLERIKEPNFEIIFTTAFEKYAIKAIKFSSLDYLLKPIDLSELQQAVNKARSNMDTNIYREQLDNLMQNISRGNMRPEKICLATTTGMEFIEIKDVIACKADGSYTCFMMDSGEIPMVSKHLKEYEQMLAEYNFMRVHNSYLVNLRKVKKYVKTDGGYLIMENDLQVNISPRKRDDLIEAMKRL encoded by the coding sequence ATGGTACTAAAAGCAATAATCATCGAAGATGAAAAGCACAGCAGGGAAACCCTTAAATCCATGCTGGAAGAGTTTTGTAAAGGCGTGGAAGTCATCGCCATGGCAGGCACTGTTGATGAAGCGGTTAGAGTCCTCTCTGTGTACAGTCCCGACATTGTTTTCTTGGATATTGAATTGCAATCGGGTGTTGGGTTCGACGTGCTTGAAAGAATCAAGGAACCCAATTTTGAGATCATCTTTACCACGGCCTTCGAAAAATATGCCATAAAGGCCATAAAATTTAGTTCGTTGGATTATTTGTTGAAGCCCATTGATCTTAGTGAACTCCAACAAGCCGTGAACAAGGCCCGAAGCAACATGGACACCAATATTTATCGGGAACAGTTGGACAACTTGATGCAGAACATATCCCGGGGCAATATGCGTCCCGAAAAAATATGTTTGGCCACCACCACGGGTATGGAGTTTATAGAAATCAAGGATGTTATCGCCTGTAAAGCTGATGGTTCCTATACCTGTTTTATGATGGACAGCGGGGAAATACCCATGGTAAGCAAGCACTTAAAGGAATATGAACAAATGCTTGCCGAGTATAACTTTATGCGTGTACACAACAGCTACCTTGTCAACTTGCGAAAGGTGAAAAAATATGTAAAGACCGATGGGGGTTATCTTATAATGGAAAACGACCTTCAGGTAAACATTTCGCCAAGAAAAAGGGATGACCTCATTGAGGCGATGAAGCGTCTGTAA